DNA from Cyprinus carpio isolate SPL01 chromosome B3, ASM1834038v1, whole genome shotgun sequence:
CAGAGCGTGAGCAACACCCtgtggcctcactaacacctcttccaacagcaaacCTAGTTTTCACAGGAGGCCTCCCATCTACAGGTACTGGACCAGGCTCAACCCCTGACTTAGCCATCAGTGAGCGGGACCAGTCTTGGGCTGGAGAGGTGATGATATGGCTGTTTATCATCTGTTTCTGTGATATGGCTGTGGTCTTCTGTTTCTGTCTCTACATGTGTCGAGGTGGTCAGGATGCGACTTCTCTTTGAAGATGTCTTCTCCAGatcagttttattgtttaattgttttgtggCATGGCATCTGTTTTGTGTGAGTTCCTGAGTTTATTGGCTTCACAAGGAATTAATTTCATACAGGAAATAATGTGGATTCCATTTCACATGTATCTGTACATGGTGCATGTTGCATTCCTGTTACCCTGATTTCCTTTTAGGTGGTGGTGGAGCAGCTAGATTGTTTTAGGAAAGAGGGGAAGGACGCCATCAGAGTGACAGGGTTAATTAATTTTCCTTCATCTTATGTATGCTACAAGAACTATATAAGAGCTGTGATGGGGAAAAGGGCCAGAGTAGAAAATGGCCCCTGTCTTCGCGGCTGTTTCGTTTTTTTCTGTTGACAGGACACAGGCAGCTGGCCTTCCTGACCACCCTCGACACCGCAGTCTGTAGACGCCCAGACAGAAACAGaagataatatttacatttgaatcaATATGAATTTTCTCCCAAATTTTCACTCatgtcaaacatttatttatatggtaTTTCAGAAGAGATTTGGACATAAGCTCACTGCATTAATGCCAATCAATGCATATATTGTAGCTTAATATGATCCATACATTTGCACACCGTTCACCTACCCCTTTAAGCAGCGACGCGAAAACTGTATCTATTTTTAAACCTGGAAATTACTTAGACTGCATAGTGGACAAAAATCACCAGTGCTAAACACCTGGGAGAAAAATAAGCAATTTCTTTGATTAGGGTGTATTACCACAATGTGGTTGCCTGTGTCCCATACCTTCTTATGGTTAAGTCAAAACAAGATCGTGGAGAGAGGAGATTAGCATGAACGATGTTGTTCTAATAACATAATGACCATTGAACATTCACAGAGTTTATTATACCAGTATGTGTATTgaataacattttgtattttcactTTGTTAGCTTATCTTGTAAAGGTATCATGATTTaccccctttaaaaaaagaactgtgaTTCTGGGATGAGACTGAGTACAGAAGGCTGATACGCGCCATGTGTATGAAGGTGATGAATGGGAAACAAAGTGAAGACTTGGAAACTTACACAGAAGAGAGCTGGATGGAAATGTAGACTAATATGAGTACTTTAGACCATTAATTTGCCAATGTATGCTcatgcattttgtaaaatgccCTATGGAAACTCCCCATAGTTTCCCAAAAATTACCCAAAATGCATACTGACAATAAAAGGCTTACTGTGTGGCCCCCTCTTGGTGTAGAAACATAATCCTGGTCTCAAATGAAAGGTAACACTGAAGTGTCTTGTAGAATATTTGGATTGTATGTCAGGGGTCTTGATATGACGAATGAGCTACACAAAATTTATGGAATAATTACCACAAACAGTctctatttttaaactatttataaaagtgacatttatttgtaataaaaagtcGGAGGTACAAGATTTCCCGTTTACAACATATACATAAAGAGAAATGACTGCACTGTTGAAATCCTCACCCTGTAGAGAGAACTAGGTGGGAGGACAGAGATCCCTCTGGACCCAAAAAAACATTAGCTTGGGCTAATGCCCTTTGAAAGAACGGTTTTATTGAGTTCTGTCGATGTTGTTGCTCTGTAGGTTAAGGTTAGTCATTTTTAGGCGCTGTGGTCTGCCAGCCTTAGGCCTAAACACAAACAGGGGACAACACTACAGCCTGTAGATGTGTGGTGCGCATGTCTTGCTGCCAATACTCTAAATTATTTCGAGCGATTCGGTGCAAAAAGGATGAGTCCAGCCAAACTGATCAGACATTTTTTCTCAAATCTGATCTGAGGCGCAAGTCTCCCTGTGGCAAGTTGTTGTCTTTTTCCTTCTCTTTAGATGAGTGTCCGATTGTGCGTGCTCTTTATGTGTACACAGCTATAAAATAAATCGTTGTGGACTGTCATAAACCCAACCGTGTCCCCGTCCCTATCTATCTAGTCTTCCGTGACCTAACGAACACTCAAACAACCAGCTAGGCAAAATTAGACCTAGTTAATCATAACGTGCACTACTATATCCATAATTAGATACCTTGAAAAAAATGATTGTGGTTGATAGCTCACACAATACTCACTGTGACAGGAATGCGGTGCGAACAGTTGCTCACAGACGCGCGGTGCCCACGTGACACCCCCCCACCTGACCGAAGCAGCCTCAAGTGTCCCTGTTCAGGCAACCCCCGGGACAACACACACAACCCTCTCCACCTGTCCTACTTAGTGCAGCACTCCCGCTGACCCAATGCCGTCCCTCAAGCTGTGTCCCGGTGTTTGCCACGGGAACAACCACCCGTCCCTAACCAAAGTTGTAGAAATGCACCCCcgatatattataattattgtttgcaAATCATTTCCGCTAACAACCccttttttcattcttatttacACTTTCACATTAAATCACATGTGTGTACTTTAGAATAAGACaaccacacaaaaataaacacctaAATTATTATATGTTTGGGGTAATTGTATATATGaatgtttgtgtgcatgtatgcatcatgtatgcatgtgtgtactTTAGAATAAGACAACCACACTAAACTAGTTATAAAAAGGTGTCCAAAAGAAACATTCTGCAATTGTGTAAACAAACCCTCTACTTGTAAAAAAACTTTGGGTCAACAACAATCCCCCCCCCTTGTAATACTACTATTATGTCATAGCCCCACTGTTCCTGTGTAACAGGACCTGTATTTTACATACATCCACTAAGTAACTAACGATTATCCCAAATATAATCGTAATATTGTCATATCTTACAGGTGAAAGGTGATCCCACAGGCTGTCGTTTTGAGCCTACGGCGATTGGAGCATCCGTAGGCTGCACAAAAGTCTGGCATCTTCTCCTATAAAGCCAGCAATATCCTGTATCATaatgtaagatgtttttaaccagCCAAACTGATTGGAAATCATGTGCAACTTAAGTTATATTGAAAAGAAAGAGCAATTCTGCCTCTCCCACTGATGTAAAATTGCTGGGTAGCAGCTAAACTGAAACTACTAGGTCTCACTCAAAGCTACTTGTTATTAGCCAGTTAATAACTACAACCACATCCACAAAGATTGTAATTTAGACAAAAGATTAGTTGTCAGTAAAACCTATATAATTGAACAGCTCGATTGTGGTCTCAGCCTTGATATCACTATTatgatttagatattttattttattttattttattttattttattttattttattttattttattttatttgctaaaatgCTAATTAGTCAAATtagtaatcaataattaattaattattattgtttaccaATTTTTATTGTTTGCGCACTTCCCCTGAAATGCTTCATGTCTTTTGTGTTGTCTCTTGAGGAAAAGTATCAGAATAAAAGGAAAAGTTtttaaagagacagaaaaagcttttgaagaaaaaaaaaatcttaggaCGTAAACTCGGGAAGAAGCCTATTTAATAGCCTTCCTGCGGGGTATTATAAGAAATCAATAGGAAGAGACCTGCTAAAGCACTTTTGTCCTGTAGAGGGCGTTCATGTTTGTATCTACAGTGAAAGATTATTTCTGTTAgtcattaaaatgacattaaatctGATTAGAAATCAAGTCAACACCAGATTTAAATTAGTTAAGTTTTAACTAGTATAATGGGAGGGACTGTGTAATCTTAAGACGTTTATGATAAgagaaagtaaaactaaaacaggAATAGTCTCCGTATGATCTCTTGTATCATCTTATTTATTCACACTCTTGAATTAAAGGTAAGTCATGGTAGAACTGAGAAATACTTATACCTAAATTTCTACAAGTCTACACTGATTTTCTGAATTTAGACATTCTGGGTATGTGTAACATAAAGAAAAGACACTCATGTTAGCACACAGTTCTGTGAGTTTTCTGATTATAATACATTactctttttcatatttttcgtTTTAGCATTTGTGTCCTTCAGAGATGAAGTTTATTTGTTTGACCCTCTTGATTATGTGTGGAATTACTGATTCAAGATCAGGTAATTATTTGTATTCAAGCATGTTCATGTGTAAAAGAAAGATGAAGAGAGATATAATAAGTAACTTTTATAAGGGCCAATGTACAATCAGGCGGTCATAGTCCAACTGAAGGAGTTCATTTTGCATTCATACCAGGTTTACTGTACATTATGCAGCTTAATACACAAACACTTGTCAAATAAACAAAGATTCaaaactgttttgttattttgtagaaactacactgcaaaaaaaaaaaaatatgtgcatacTGAAAACAAGGCTTCTCGGATGAGCGGTCAGTTATATTATGTTGTCATGGATAACGATCATTATCCAGAAATATTTGACCACTGAATGACTAGATTTACCAATCAGAAGCAAGTATTCCAAAGAGCCATGTAATAAGTAATCAAATCAAAAGTGTAAACAGGCAGTGTTGTATGTAGTTTAACGTAGTGAATGAATCCTCAGCTGAACTGATGCAGAGCTGAGGTTTGTGTGGGGAAACAACACATGCTGCTTTACATGGAAACATATTTTtaggaaaaatgtattgtttCTGGTGCAGGATTATCACACCAGATGTAATGTAATATGAAAGAAGAAGagaattctaaaatgtattttaactgttGTAAATCTGTAGAATAAACATGTCTATAGCTTCTGATTTAAAGACCACAATGGccaaaaaataccacaaaaattTCAGGCGAAAGCCTTTTGTAAAGAACAGACCCAAATTCAGTTGTCATATGTTTACTGTTGCTGTTAAATATGatggcccggtttcacagacagggcgtagactaagccaggattaggccatagttcaattaggatatttaagtaatttttattaacatgtcttagacaaaaaaaattactggtgTGCAAAAATGTGCACccaggtacatttatgccatgagacGGGGTagttaagatcagtcagtgcaagtttatttcagttaaaacagctcactcttacactttagtctgggactaggcttaagtcTTGGCTGTGAAACCGGGGGACTGTGTTGTGATAAGTTTACATGTGACAACCAACAATGAGTGACACAATCTTTAGGACTGTATAATTTAgatgtgctttttttctctcttataaCAGAGCAGTATGATGTGGTGGGACCTGTAGATCCTGTATTTGCTGTAGCTGGTGAAGATGTGATTCTGCCCTGTTCAGTTAAACCCAGCATCAGTGTTGTGGACATGAGAGTGGAGTGGTTTAGATCTGAACTGAAAGATTCACAACTAGTGCATCTCTATGAGAATCATGAGGACAGAAACACAGAACAGATTCAGTCctacagagagagaacaaaactgAATCATCAAGAACTACAGAGAGGAGATGCATCACTCAAACTCTCATCAGTCCAAATCTCTGATGAAGGACGTTACAAGTGTTTTATTCAGTCCGAATCCTGGTATAATGACGCTACTGTTGATGTCAGTGTTGAAGGTGAGTAaaccaatgaaaacaaacatttaatgatttaagACATGAAGCTTTGGTGTAGGGGAAAACTAATGAGATGTTTTGGGTCAGCTGTAAAGGGGTCCATAAGGGCATAGAAATATCATGTTTAGCAGACTGTCatacaactataataataataataataataataataatacattttatttataatgcgctTTTCTAGAACCCAAAGCGctacaaacacataaaatacaaaactacaataaatgcaacacaaggtagaaactataaatcataaaatactcATTACAGTACAACACAATAGAATATTACTGACAGTccataaaagcaattttaaaaagatgagtttttaaCAGCTTCTTAAAACTGGCTAGTGTGTGAGCATCTCTAACAGCAACGGGAAGCGCGTTCCATAACCTAGGTGCAGCAACAGAGAAAGCTCTCTCCCCCATAGATTTTAATCTATAGGGAGGCTGTTGAAGAGTAAGAGAATCAGCAGACCGAAGGGAACGAGAAGGCGTGTAACGGGTGACTAAGTCACAAATATAAGAAGGGGCAGTTCCATTAATAGCATTGtatgtaaataagtaaattatgGTTTACTCCTACTGGATACACAAAATTTGATGACGTATAAGCACATTAATTTGAATGCATGTACAAAACCTCCACATATTTTGCAGATTTCAAGTCAACTTAAATTAATAGCAGACAAATGTGATATGATATCAAGGTTAAGAGATCAATTGtttaagggaaacaggtcaatttaactcaaagggaatcatttaagattttatagggaatttggacagaatcacagTTTTACAGCTGATCACGGAGTCGGCCAGTGATTCTTCGAATGAACTGTGCAACATCAACTCTGCATGGAaattaatatccaaaatatagtgaaaacactattaattagcactgTAATAAGattggcagtttaagacattaacttgtaagcacaaataACAAGattcttctcttttcaatataaataagactttattggataaatctaagacatataaactaatttaaCAGATAAACATATGCACTaatacattcacacaagttgcagaaagAATATTGAGAAGATCATGACcctggacaaaaaaacaaaactaaaaatccaaatattaaaaaaataagtgctATTTCTTAGACCTGAACAGTCATCAATCATTTAaataaccctcgcattgagtttcTCAGTGAGGctatttaactttatattaaatgcaccagttcagctagaatctggaggTACTTGCGTTGCTTGTTTAGGGGGTTTCCTTGGTGTCATCATTGCAGAAAGGGGTTTCCCAAGGTTGATGATTGGCTGGAAGTAACAAGCGTCTTGGGAAGCCAATGGTTGGgtgttggctgaagatgcagagttgcaGATGCAGAGGATGGGCTGGTTGAAGTAGCgtaaaatggaaaacaacaagATGAGAAAGCTCAAAAATCTGCTGAAGATGGttgccttaaacttttaagttttcttagctttttatttttttacagtgtggcatTCTCCTCATGGTTTTTTAGAGGACATTTTATTGTTATCCTGGCAGACCTTAAGGAATTTGGCTATTTAGGTTGTTCAGCACTAATATGataaaatcttaaattgtctgattcaCTCTGATACCCTAGAAATgtgtaaatgttctttttttatataatttttacttaaaattacagACCTTAAAGCAAAAAGTGTTACATCTTTTCCCAGTCTCCCCTATATTTTTCATGACATAGTTTGGTACTCTTGTCAACATCAAACTAACaaaaaagccaaaacaaaaacaggtttATGGACAGAAAAAACTTTCACtcagttaacgtttatttgtAGCTGTTGGACGTCCTCCAGTGATCACTGTAGATGGATTTGATGATTCAGGAGGGCTTCATCTACAGTGTGAATCTAAAGGTTGGAACCCTGAACCTGATCTTGAGTGGCTGGACAGTGAAGGAGCCATCTTGAGTTCAGAAactacagagacacacagaaacacagaaggATTCAGTGTCAAACACTCTATCACTGTACATCACAGTGTCGGCAAGATTCACTGTAGAGTGAAACTGAGAAATCACAAGCTGGAGACACAGATTATCACCTCAAGTATGTACTGATACTTATTTTACATGAGGTTATTTGATGATGTAGATtagataaattaattattaatttagtgcattaaattattttatctattatatatatttttttaagttgtattgtacatttaattacaatttattttcacTGCATACTTATATACTGATAACATAGtatatgtttttttacattatttatcattttaatcaacaataataaatgaCTGGACACAATGTGCTCAATGTGATtcactgttttgttttgcagataaaAGGTTTAATCCTTGGAGGACATCAATCATCTTGATTTCAGCTGTTGTTTTACTCATTGTGATTGCTGGAATGCTgatggctgcatttattcaaaaaaacagaagtaacattcttatttgtttgtttatttattatatttgatttaataatacaTTCTAGTGGTAGTTGTCATTATGTTCCCTATCTGTCagtccactcattcagatttgtTCTTTGGTGCCAAGAGGACAGGCCTGTGCTTCTCTCTCTATTCACCTCTGCCTAGAAGTTTCGTGGGATTCATACAGGGCACTTCAGCAGCTCTCTCTCCCATTTGCACTGATAAGTGCAAGAGAGTTCCCCTTGGGCGTTTCAACAAGTAACTAGAAAGATACATTTCCAAAAGAGAATATTCGCTAACAAGAGAGTTTCTTTATAAAAGAGTGGGTTTTTCTAAAAGAGCAAGCACAAATGGAGAGCATCTTTTTAAAGATTGTGTGTTCCTAGGTGTGATCGGTATCATTTATCAGATGGCCACAATTGCTTTCTTACATGTTTGGGGCACACACACCGAGACAATGTTCATGGATGGATCATGTTCTCACTGTGAGAGTGTCTTCATGAAAGTCAGAGAGGCCACCCTTGCCCCTCTAGAGAAAGTGGGCATGTGCATCCTCTACTACATTGACAACTGGCTGATTCTAGCTCAGTCGTGGGAATTGGTGTGCTTACACAGGGACCGGTCCTTCAGAACCTAGACTGATTGGAATTTTGCGTCAACTGGGAGAAGAGAAAAGCTCTCCCCCATGCAGAGCATCTCTGTTCTTGGTGTGTAGTTGGACTCAATCACTATGACAGCGCGCCTCTCAGAGGATTGTCCTTGGTCATTGCAGAACTACTTGAAtctattcaacaaaaaaacagttccaCTGAAATACTTTCAGAGGCTCTTGGGGCATATGGCTTCCTCAGCCAAGGTCATGCAATGCATTGAGGCTAATGCATATAT
Protein-coding regions in this window:
- the LOC109078591 gene encoding butyrophilin-like protein 10 isoform X1; translation: MISCIILFIHTLELKHLCPSEMKFICLTLLIMCGITDSRSEQYDVVGPVDPVFAVAGEDVILPCSVKPSISVVDMRVEWFRSELKDSQLVHLYENHEDRNTEQIQSYRERTKLNHQELQRGDASLKLSSVQISDEGRYKCFIQSESWYNDATVDVSVEAVGRPPVITVDGFDDSGGLHLQCESKGWNPEPDLEWLDSEGAILSSETTETHRNTEGFSVKHSITVHHSVGKIHCRVKLRNHKLETQIITSNKRFNPWRTSIILISAVVLLIVIAGMLMAAFIQKNRKHDQLLTEKSRIQGECDNLQDDIGRIQQEYDEWNRRMKQEK
- the LOC109078591 gene encoding butyrophilin-like protein 3 isoform X2 — translated: MISCIILFIHTLELKHLCPSEMKFICLTLLIMCGITDSRSEQYDVVGPVDPVFAVAGEDVILPCSVKPSISVVDMRVEWFRSELKDSQLVHLYENHEDRNTEQIQSYRERTKLNHQELQRGDASLKLSSVQISDEGRYKCFIQSESWYNDATVDVSVEAVGRPPVITVDGFDDSGGLHLQCESKGWNPEPDLEWLDSEGAILSSETTETHRNTEGFSVKHSITVHHSVGKIHCRVKLRNHKLETQIITSNKRFNPWRTSIILISAVVLLIVIAGMLMAAFIQKNRIHSFRFVLWCQEDRPVLLSLFTSA